From a single Candidatus Brevundimonas phytovorans genomic region:
- a CDS encoding M28 family peptidase, producing the protein MHRQFFSGVAAAALLFAAGSAMAQDFSAQRLSDDIRTISADDFHGRYPGTDGEKKTLDWLQAQYEAMGMAPGGPNGQWLQVIDLKRYTPVADASKASWTGVDGQVHALTPGSDILLRAVSNDGRAAVANAGVVFVGYGITAPERGWDDYGDVDVTGKIVLVLGGEPDGDLFNGPYATTYQSGSYKADEAKRRGAVGIITASRSLAADMSWTRTAQGNSRTRTLTPGAADLEFSGAINADVLKTMGVDVLELAKRAETGDFRAFALPGMTLSVETAETIDTLRTHNLLARIPGTTRPNETIIYSAHWDHVGVNEHAAGDDKIFNGAWDNASGTIGVLEMARQLKAAPAPERTIVFAHMAAEEMGLLGAYAYAADPVYPLETTVADINIDMLPLSGPTRDVPIFGKGQNSLEDDLEALAAKEGRYVSDDGQPEQGFYYRSDHFPFARAGVPALMPWHGVDWVDGGKEAGLAAWKAKFGADYHQPSDEWSADWDLRSAVENLTLLYRLGLQLANSDEWPTWKPTSEFGQVRAASDAARR; encoded by the coding sequence ATGCACCGCCAGTTCTTCAGCGGCGTCGCCGCCGCCGCGCTTTTATTCGCCGCCGGTTCGGCGATGGCCCAGGACTTTTCCGCCCAGCGTCTGTCGGACGACATCCGCACCATCAGCGCCGACGACTTCCATGGCCGCTATCCCGGCACGGACGGCGAGAAGAAGACGCTGGACTGGCTGCAGGCTCAATATGAGGCCATGGGCATGGCGCCGGGCGGCCCGAACGGACAGTGGCTGCAGGTCATCGACCTGAAGCGCTATACCCCCGTGGCTGACGCCTCAAAGGCCAGCTGGACCGGCGTCGACGGTCAGGTCCACGCCCTGACGCCCGGAAGCGACATCCTGCTGCGCGCCGTCAGTAATGACGGCCGGGCCGCGGTCGCCAACGCCGGGGTGGTCTTCGTCGGCTACGGCATCACCGCGCCCGAGCGCGGCTGGGACGACTACGGCGACGTGGACGTGACGGGCAAGATCGTTCTGGTCCTCGGCGGAGAGCCGGACGGCGACCTGTTCAACGGCCCCTACGCCACTACCTATCAGTCAGGCAGCTACAAGGCGGACGAAGCCAAGCGCCGGGGCGCGGTGGGGATCATCACGGCGTCTCGTTCCCTGGCGGCCGACATGAGCTGGACCCGCACGGCGCAGGGCAACAGCCGCACCCGCACGTTGACGCCGGGCGCGGCGGATCTGGAATTCTCGGGCGCCATCAACGCCGACGTCCTGAAAACCATGGGCGTGGATGTCCTTGAACTGGCGAAGCGGGCCGAGACCGGCGATTTCCGCGCCTTCGCTCTGCCGGGCATGACCCTGTCGGTCGAGACGGCCGAGACCATCGACACCTTGCGCACCCACAACCTGCTGGCCCGGATTCCGGGTACGACGCGCCCCAACGAGACCATTATCTACTCGGCCCACTGGGACCATGTGGGCGTCAACGAACACGCAGCGGGCGACGACAAGATCTTCAACGGCGCCTGGGACAACGCCTCGGGCACCATCGGCGTGCTGGAGATGGCGCGTCAGCTGAAGGCCGCGCCCGCGCCCGAGCGCACCATCGTCTTCGCCCACATGGCCGCCGAGGAAATGGGTCTGTTGGGCGCCTACGCCTATGCCGCCGATCCGGTCTATCCGCTGGAGACGACGGTGGCCGACATCAATATCGACATGCTGCCGCTGTCGGGGCCGACCCGGGACGTGCCGATCTTCGGCAAGGGTCAGAACAGTCTTGAGGACGATCTGGAGGCCCTGGCCGCGAAGGAGGGCCGCTATGTTTCGGACGACGGTCAGCCGGAGCAGGGCTTCTACTACCGCTCCGACCACTTCCCCTTCGCCCGCGCAGGCGTGCCGGCCCTGATGCCGTGGCACGGCGTGGACTGGGTCGACGGCGGCAAGGAGGCCGGTCTGGCGGCGTGGAAGGCCAAGTTCGGCGCCGACTATCACCAGCCCAGCGACGAATGGTCGGCCGACTGGGACCTGCGCTCGGCGGTCGAGAACCTGACCCTGCTGTATCGGCTGGGCTTGCAACTGGCCAACAGCGACGAATGGCCGACGTGGAAGCCGACCTCCGAGTTCGGTCAGGTGCGCGCCGCCAGCGACGCGGCGCGCCGCTAG
- a CDS encoding copper chaperone PCu(A)C, whose product MKSLFALAGLSAAALTLAACGQPAEKPAEAAAVPGTVTVADAWCRPTPNGAKAGGCYVTLTAGSDDRLLSVSTALAESAQIHEMKMENGVMSMGELKDGLPLPAGQKVELKPGSTHIMLMGLRDPLVDGGVASFTLTFEKAPAIGVHAAVKQPPVVDSQE is encoded by the coding sequence ATGAAATCCCTGTTCGCCCTGGCCGGTCTGTCGGCCGCCGCCCTGACCCTGGCCGCCTGCGGTCAGCCGGCGGAAAAGCCCGCTGAGGCCGCCGCTGTCCCCGGAACCGTCACGGTCGCCGACGCCTGGTGCCGCCCGACGCCGAACGGCGCCAAGGCCGGCGGCTGCTATGTCACCCTGACCGCCGGCTCCGACGACCGCCTGCTCAGCGTCTCGACGGCTCTGGCCGAAAGCGCCCAGATCCACGAGATGAAGATGGAGAACGGCGTCATGAGCATGGGCGAGCTGAAGGACGGCCTGCCCCTGCCTGCCGGTCAGAAGGTCGAGCTGAAGCCGGGCTCGACGCACATCATGCTGATGGGCCTGCGCGATCCGCTGGTGGACGGCGGCGTCGCCTCCTTCACCCTGACCTTCGAAAAGGCCCCGGCCATCGGCGTCCACGCGGCGGTCAAGCAGCCGCCGGTGGTGGATTCGCAGGAGTAG
- a CDS encoding PepSY domain-containing protein has product MGRPANSRGEAPDMMSGAYRAVWRWHFYAGVLVMPFLMLLTLTGGLYLFRDEIDQAVYRAMIQVPASAQTADPDQWLAAAAVAGQGRAANVLVPARSDQAVRIRVDRPDGSRRTVFVDPHTARVTGVTAYGGVTETIKALHSLSLVGGPVGKALNILVEIVAGWAVILCATGLYLWWPRRRTGAVLRLKETDAGRRPFWRDLHAVTGFYVGGVIIFLAVTGMPWSAVWGDQFMGVMRGTGLGRPPAPAAASPWSHAKPHDAPAGVGWTLDKAVLPAPAHGHAAPRLSRVLQTTREQGLPRPFTVSIPQSADLAWTVARQTHQAEDARSLYVDGATGAVKADLRWEQFGVMAKGFEWGIAVHQGMQYGWVNRILMLVGCIAVWVLAISGLVMWWKRRPPSVSRHRLGAPPSPPGARARTAVLCIVIPLSILYPLTGLSLVAALLLDRAVRTFAGSKTVAS; this is encoded by the coding sequence ATGGGCCGTCCCGCCAACAGCAGGGGCGAGGCGCCGGACATGATGTCCGGCGCCTATCGCGCCGTCTGGCGCTGGCACTTCTACGCCGGGGTGCTGGTCATGCCCTTCCTGATGCTGCTGACGCTGACCGGCGGCCTCTATCTGTTCAGGGACGAGATCGATCAGGCCGTATATCGCGCCATGATCCAGGTCCCGGCCAGCGCGCAGACGGCCGATCCCGACCAATGGCTGGCGGCGGCGGCCGTCGCCGGCCAGGGGCGAGCCGCCAATGTCCTGGTCCCGGCGCGATCCGATCAGGCCGTGCGCATCCGCGTGGATCGCCCGGACGGTTCGCGACGGACCGTCTTCGTCGATCCTCATACGGCCCGCGTCACGGGCGTCACCGCCTATGGCGGCGTGACCGAGACGATCAAGGCGCTGCATTCCCTCAGCCTGGTCGGAGGGCCTGTCGGCAAGGCGCTGAACATCCTGGTCGAGATCGTCGCGGGCTGGGCCGTCATCCTGTGCGCCACTGGCCTCTATCTGTGGTGGCCGCGCCGCAGAACAGGGGCGGTGCTGCGGCTGAAGGAAACCGATGCGGGTCGTCGCCCCTTCTGGCGGGACCTGCACGCCGTGACCGGTTTCTATGTCGGCGGGGTGATCATCTTCCTGGCGGTGACGGGCATGCCCTGGTCCGCCGTCTGGGGCGATCAGTTCATGGGGGTGATGCGCGGCACGGGTCTGGGCCGTCCGCCCGCGCCCGCCGCCGCCAGCCCCTGGAGCCACGCCAAGCCGCATGACGCCCCGGCCGGGGTGGGCTGGACGCTGGACAAGGCCGTCCTGCCCGCGCCCGCTCACGGTCATGCAGCCCCCAGGCTGAGCCGCGTGCTGCAAACCACGCGTGAACAGGGCCTGCCCCGCCCCTTCACCGTCAGCATCCCGCAATCGGCCGACCTGGCCTGGACCGTCGCGCGCCAGACGCACCAGGCCGAGGATGCACGCAGCCTCTATGTGGACGGCGCGACCGGGGCGGTGAAGGCCGACCTGCGCTGGGAACAGTTCGGCGTCATGGCCAAGGGCTTTGAGTGGGGCATCGCCGTCCACCAGGGGATGCAGTACGGCTGGGTCAACCGCATCCTGATGCTGGTCGGCTGCATCGCCGTCTGGGTGCTGGCGATCAGCGGCCTGGTCATGTGGTGGAAGCGCCGTCCGCCCAGCGTGTCGCGCCATCGCCTGGGCGCCCCGCCCTCGCCCCCCGGCGCTCGCGCCCGGACGGCGGTGCTGTGCATCGTCATTCCCCTGTCCATCCTCTATCCCTTGACGGGACTGAGCCTTGTGGCCGCCCTGCTGCTCGATCGAGCGGTGCGGACGTTCGCCGGGTCCAAGACCGTCGCCTCGTAG
- the ychF gene encoding redox-regulated ATPase YchF — MALKVAIVGLPNVGKSTLFNALTKTAAAQAANYPFCTIEPNTGDVAVPEPRLEVLAGIAGSKEIIPSRITFVDIAGLVRGASKGEGLGNQFLANIRDCDAVAFVARCFVDDDITHVENRIDPISDLEIIETELMLADLESLEKRVVNVEKKAKGGDKDAQQTLRLINLALTPLRAGKPARVAQIDKEDEKAWHMLQLLTSLPALYVANVDEASADKGNELSDLVAKRAAEDNANSVVISAQIESEIAVLDDEEQKEFLETLGLEEPGLNRLIREAYKLLGLQTYFTVGPKEARAWTIPVGATGPQAAGVIHTDFEKGYIRAETIAFNDFVALKGEAGAKEAGKMRAEGKAYVVKDGDVMHFLFNN; from the coding sequence ATGGCTCTTAAAGTCGCGATCGTCGGCCTGCCCAACGTCGGCAAGTCCACCCTGTTCAACGCCCTGACCAAGACGGCGGCGGCTCAGGCCGCCAACTATCCGTTCTGCACCATCGAGCCGAACACCGGCGACGTGGCGGTCCCGGAGCCGCGCCTGGAGGTGCTGGCCGGCATCGCCGGGTCCAAGGAGATCATCCCCTCGCGGATCACCTTCGTGGACATCGCCGGTCTGGTGCGGGGCGCGTCCAAGGGCGAAGGCCTGGGCAACCAGTTCCTGGCCAACATCCGCGACTGCGACGCCGTGGCCTTTGTCGCGCGCTGCTTCGTCGATGACGACATCACCCACGTCGAAAACCGCATCGACCCCATTTCGGACCTCGAGATCATCGAGACCGAACTGATGCTGGCCGACCTCGAAAGCCTCGAGAAGCGCGTCGTCAACGTCGAGAAGAAGGCCAAGGGCGGCGACAAGGACGCCCAGCAGACGCTGCGCCTGATCAACCTGGCCCTGACGCCTCTGCGCGCCGGCAAGCCTGCCCGCGTGGCCCAGATCGACAAGGAAGACGAGAAGGCGTGGCACATGCTGCAGCTTCTGACCTCCCTGCCCGCCCTCTACGTCGCCAACGTCGACGAGGCCTCGGCTGACAAGGGCAATGAGCTGTCCGACCTGGTGGCCAAGCGCGCCGCCGAGGACAACGCCAACTCGGTGGTCATCTCGGCCCAGATCGAGTCCGAAATCGCCGTCCTGGACGACGAGGAGCAAAAGGAGTTCCTCGAGACCCTGGGTCTGGAAGAGCCCGGCCTGAACCGTCTGATCCGCGAGGCCTACAAGCTGCTGGGCCTGCAGACCTACTTCACGGTCGGCCCCAAGGAAGCCCGCGCCTGGACCATCCCCGTCGGCGCCACCGGCCCGCAAGCCGCCGGCGTGATCCACACCGACTTCGAAAAGGGCTACATCCGCGCCGAAACCATCGCCTTCAACGACTTCGTCGCCCTGAAGGGCGAAGCGGGCGCCAAGGAAGCCGGCAAGATGCGCGCCGAAGGCAAGGCCTATGTCGTCAAGGACGGCGACGTGATGCACTTCCTGTTCAACAACTGA
- a CDS encoding M28 family metallopeptidase, with protein MRLMSSAAVLLFAAALASGAVAQTSSPTPDFDAARISNDIKVLSDDSFEGRGIATPAEQKVIDYLSQQYAAAGFAPGGENGGWTQAVGLNRFTVSNVSGQIKVGDWTQALTQGQQATITTRLPGNGVDLRGKPLVFVGYGTNAPERDWNDFKTDVRGKVIVVLVNDADFEEPALNTFGGEAMTYYGRWTYKYEEAARQGAAGVLIVHETRPASYGWTTVANSWSVPQFDIVRQNPSAERVPMEAWIQRDVAVDLFRHAGLDFEQEKIKARSRDFQPVELKGATIDAKFDVKTDQITTHNVLAKLEGATHPNETILYTGHWDHIGMGEPDASGDRIFNGAVDNASGTAGLLELARQWAKGPRPERTIVMISFTGEESGLLGSEFYAANPLYPLETTVAGFNLDATSVLGRMSKLGVTGYGQSDLDERVIALAAAQGRGFEGDAGAGAGIYFRSDHFPLAKRGVPMGYLSSTGDYVDEPIAPRLAAAAEYRANRYHQAADEWEPNWDYGGMIQDLQVVFDAGQALANSRDWPQWKAGSEFGPARAVSADQRK; from the coding sequence ATGCGTTTGATGTCGTCCGCCGCCGTCCTGTTGTTCGCCGCCGCCCTGGCTTCGGGCGCTGTCGCCCAGACGTCCAGCCCGACCCCCGACTTCGATGCGGCGCGCATCTCCAACGATATCAAGGTCCTGTCCGACGACAGCTTCGAGGGGCGCGGCATCGCCACCCCGGCGGAGCAGAAGGTCATCGACTACCTGAGCCAGCAATATGCGGCGGCGGGCTTCGCCCCCGGCGGCGAGAACGGCGGCTGGACCCAGGCGGTCGGCCTGAACCGCTTCACCGTCTCCAACGTCAGCGGCCAGATCAAGGTCGGCGACTGGACCCAGGCCCTGACGCAAGGCCAGCAGGCGACGATCACCACCCGTCTGCCCGGCAACGGCGTCGACCTGCGCGGCAAGCCGCTGGTCTTCGTGGGCTACGGCACGAACGCGCCCGAGCGCGACTGGAACGACTTCAAGACCGATGTGCGCGGCAAGGTCATCGTGGTGCTGGTCAACGACGCCGACTTCGAGGAACCGGCGCTGAACACCTTCGGCGGCGAGGCCATGACCTATTACGGTCGCTGGACCTACAAGTATGAAGAGGCGGCGCGTCAGGGCGCGGCGGGGGTGTTGATCGTGCATGAGACGCGGCCCGCCTCCTATGGCTGGACCACGGTGGCCAACTCCTGGTCCGTGCCGCAGTTCGACATCGTGCGTCAGAACCCGTCGGCCGAACGGGTGCCGATGGAGGCCTGGATTCAGCGCGACGTGGCTGTGGACCTGTTCCGCCACGCCGGGCTCGATTTCGAGCAGGAGAAGATCAAGGCCCGCAGCCGCGACTTCCAGCCGGTCGAGCTGAAGGGCGCGACCATCGACGCCAAATTCGACGTGAAGACCGATCAGATCACCACCCACAACGTCCTGGCCAAGCTGGAAGGCGCGACCCACCCGAACGAGACCATCCTCTACACCGGCCACTGGGACCACATCGGCATGGGCGAGCCGGACGCCAGCGGCGACCGTATCTTCAACGGCGCCGTGGACAACGCCTCGGGCACGGCGGGCCTGCTGGAGCTGGCGCGCCAGTGGGCCAAGGGCCCCAGGCCCGAGCGGACCATCGTCATGATCAGCTTCACCGGCGAGGAAAGCGGTCTGCTGGGCTCCGAGTTCTATGCCGCCAATCCGCTCTATCCGCTGGAGACCACGGTGGCGGGCTTCAACCTGGACGCGACCAGCGTGCTGGGTCGGATGAGCAAGCTCGGCGTGACGGGCTACGGCCAGTCCGATCTGGACGAGCGGGTCATTGCCCTGGCCGCGGCGCAAGGGCGCGGCTTTGAGGGAGACGCGGGCGCCGGCGCCGGCATCTACTTCCGTTCGGACCACTTCCCGCTGGCCAAGCGCGGGGTGCCGATGGGCTATCTGTCCTCGACCGGCGACTATGTGGACGAGCCGATCGCGCCGCGCCTGGCCGCCGCAGCGGAATACCGCGCCAACCGCTATCACCAGGCCGCCGACGAGTGGGAGCCGAACTGGGACTATGGCGGCATGATCCAGGATCTGCAGGTGGTCTTCGACGCCGGCCAGGCCCTGGCCAACAGCCGCGACTGGCCGCAATGGAAGGCTGGGTCGGAGTTCGGCCCCGCGCGCGCCGTCAGCGCGGACCAGCGCAAGTAG
- a CDS encoding aminotransferase class I/II-fold pyridoxal phosphate-dependent enzyme, whose amino-acid sequence MKFDTLAVHAGYTPDPTTKSVAVPIYQTTSYAFDDTQHGADLFDLKVAGNIYTRIMNPTSDVLEQRLAALEGGIAALTVASGMAAITYAILTIAEAGDNIIATGTLYGGTYNLFAHTLPQYGIEVRFIDADDIAAVAANTDERTKAVFCESIGNPLGNVVDFAALADAAHAQGLPLIVDNTVPTPYLTRPIEHGADIVVHALTKYIGGHGTSIGGAIIDSGKFPWAEHKARFRRLNEPEVSYHGVVYTEALGPAAYIGRVRTVLLRNTGAAISPFNSFLILQGLETLALRMDRHVENATAVAEYLKAHPKVKWVNYAGLPDHPGHALIQKYFGGKASGLLTFGVEGGREAGGRFQDAVKLFTRLVNIGDAKSLVCHPASTTHRQLSPDELKKAGVTEDTVRLSVGIEHIDDLIADLEQALAAV is encoded by the coding sequence ATGAAGTTCGACACGCTCGCCGTCCACGCCGGCTATACGCCCGACCCGACGACCAAGTCGGTGGCGGTGCCGATCTATCAGACCACCAGCTACGCCTTCGACGACACCCAGCATGGGGCCGACCTGTTCGACCTGAAGGTGGCGGGCAATATCTATACCCGGATCATGAACCCGACGTCCGACGTGCTGGAGCAGCGTCTGGCGGCGCTGGAGGGCGGGATCGCGGCCCTGACCGTGGCCTCGGGCATGGCGGCCATCACCTACGCCATCCTGACCATCGCCGAGGCCGGCGACAACATCATCGCCACCGGCACCCTCTATGGCGGCACCTACAACCTGTTCGCCCACACCCTGCCCCAGTACGGCATCGAGGTGCGCTTCATCGACGCCGACGACATCGCCGCCGTCGCCGCCAACACCGACGAGCGGACCAAGGCGGTCTTCTGCGAGTCCATCGGCAATCCGCTGGGCAATGTGGTGGACTTCGCTGCTCTCGCCGACGCGGCGCACGCCCAGGGCCTGCCGCTGATCGTCGACAACACCGTGCCGACCCCCTACCTGACCCGGCCCATCGAGCACGGCGCCGACATCGTCGTCCACGCCCTGACCAAATACATCGGCGGCCACGGCACCAGCATCGGCGGGGCCATCATCGACAGCGGCAAATTCCCCTGGGCCGAGCACAAGGCGCGCTTCCGCCGCCTGAACGAGCCCGAGGTCAGCTACCACGGCGTGGTCTATACCGAGGCGCTTGGCCCGGCGGCCTATATCGGGCGCGTGCGGACCGTGCTGCTGCGGAACACCGGCGCGGCCATCTCGCCCTTCAACAGCTTCCTGATCCTGCAAGGGCTGGAGACCCTGGCCCTGCGCATGGACCGGCACGTCGAGAACGCCACAGCCGTGGCTGAGTATCTGAAGGCCCACCCCAAGGTGAAGTGGGTCAACTACGCCGGTCTGCCCGACCACCCCGGCCACGCCCTGATCCAGAAGTATTTCGGCGGCAAGGCCTCAGGTCTGCTGACCTTTGGCGTAGAGGGCGGACGCGAGGCCGGCGGCCGCTTCCAGGACGCGGTCAAGCTGTTCACCCGACTGGTCAATATCGGGGACGCCAAGTCCCTGGTCTGCCACCCCGCCTCGACCACCCACCGCCAGTTGTCGCCCGATGAGCTGAAGAAGGCGGGCGTCACCGAGGACACCGTGCGCCTGTCGGTCGGCATCGAGCACATCGATGACCTCATCGCGGATCTGGAACAGGCCCTGGCGGCGGTCTGA
- a CDS encoding TonB-dependent receptor, giving the protein MSFKTTTAPCALLIGACLAPALAHASEAEGPNAEGPATVVDSIIVTGRRNAEDPAVVAEARDRLSRTPGAVAVVSAESYADRFAQGFSDTLRNVPGVLAQKRYGEESRLSIRGSGIAQGFHQRGVLLAQDGVPFADADGFSDFQGVDALSARYIEVWKGSNTLRFGGAQLGGAINLVTPSGRTALQENLLQLEGGSFGSARGHAAVARTHGDWDVYAAVTGMRSDGWRDHSEQSQGRLTVNAGRSFGEDREVRLIAQAADIKQDIPGALTLDQALKTPRMASISAVAGDQARDLTVKRLTLQTRWRFNESTLFEGAVWGWEKSLYHPIFQVVDQESATRGAFGRIDWAGQVAGLRADAFYGFSWRDGDLDALRYVNIAGNRGALTAKGKQEATGLDVFAEGRLFVTDRLALVAGGSWGRATRDYRDHLAPANDDSIDYDWFSPRLGLLWENEDGAQVFANVTRSVEPPTYGALVQAPLAGFVPVEVQDAWTAEIGTRGRRGAFAWDLTAYHSQIDGEMLNFITGPDIPAATFNADKTLHQGIEAGLDWRLPVELADGSLLLRQTYNWSDFRFDGDARWGDNRLPVVPEHQYRAELTWRHASGVFVTPSVEWRISSPYVDYANTMKAPDYAVLGLTGGFNIGSHASVYVDARNLTNERYVGEFSAVTDARTTSTAVFFPGEGRSVFVGVRLAY; this is encoded by the coding sequence ACGCCGAGGACCCCGCCGTCGTGGCCGAGGCGCGCGACCGTCTCAGCCGCACCCCCGGCGCCGTGGCCGTCGTCTCGGCCGAGAGCTATGCCGACCGCTTCGCCCAGGGCTTTTCCGACACCCTGAGGAACGTCCCCGGCGTCCTGGCGCAGAAACGCTATGGCGAGGAAAGCCGCCTCTCCATTCGCGGCTCGGGCATCGCCCAGGGCTTCCATCAGCGCGGCGTCCTGCTGGCTCAGGACGGCGTCCCCTTCGCCGACGCCGACGGCTTCTCCGACTTTCAGGGCGTGGACGCGCTGAGCGCCCGCTACATCGAGGTGTGGAAGGGGTCGAACACGCTTCGCTTCGGCGGGGCGCAGCTGGGCGGGGCGATCAACCTGGTGACGCCGAGCGGCCGCACGGCGCTGCAAGAGAACCTGCTTCAGCTGGAAGGCGGCAGCTTCGGCTCTGCGCGCGGCCACGCCGCCGTGGCCCGCACGCACGGCGACTGGGACGTCTACGCCGCCGTCACGGGGATGCGGAGCGACGGCTGGCGCGATCATAGCGAACAGTCGCAAGGCCGGCTGACCGTCAACGCCGGGCGCTCGTTCGGCGAAGACCGCGAGGTGCGCCTGATCGCCCAGGCGGCGGACATCAAGCAGGACATCCCCGGCGCCCTGACGCTGGATCAGGCGCTGAAGACGCCGCGCATGGCTTCGATCTCGGCCGTCGCGGGCGATCAGGCCCGCGACCTGACGGTCAAGCGCCTGACGCTGCAGACGCGCTGGCGCTTCAATGAATCCACCCTGTTCGAGGGCGCCGTCTGGGGCTGGGAGAAGTCGCTCTATCACCCGATCTTCCAGGTCGTGGATCAGGAAAGCGCCACGCGCGGCGCCTTTGGCCGCATCGACTGGGCGGGTCAGGTCGCGGGCCTGCGCGCCGACGCCTTCTATGGCTTCAGCTGGCGTGACGGCGACCTGGACGCCCTGCGCTACGTCAACATCGCCGGTAATCGCGGCGCCCTGACGGCCAAGGGCAAGCAGGAGGCGACGGGGCTCGACGTCTTCGCCGAGGGGCGCCTGTTCGTCACCGACCGGCTGGCCCTGGTCGCGGGCGGATCCTGGGGGCGGGCCACGCGCGACTATCGCGACCATCTGGCCCCGGCCAATGACGACAGCATCGACTACGACTGGTTCTCGCCGCGTCTGGGCCTGTTGTGGGAAAATGAGGACGGGGCCCAGGTCTTCGCCAACGTCACCCGCTCGGTCGAGCCGCCGACCTATGGGGCGCTTGTGCAGGCCCCGCTGGCCGGCTTCGTCCCGGTCGAGGTTCAGGACGCCTGGACCGCCGAGATCGGCACGCGCGGCAGACGCGGCGCCTTCGCCTGGGACCTGACCGCCTATCACAGCCAGATCGACGGCGAGATGCTGAACTTCATCACCGGCCCGGACATCCCAGCCGCCACCTTCAACGCCGACAAGACCCTCCACCAGGGGATCGAGGCCGGTCTGGACTGGCGCCTGCCCGTCGAACTGGCGGACGGCTCCCTGCTGCTGCGCCAGACGTACAACTGGAGCGACTTCCGCTTCGACGGCGATGCGCGCTGGGGCGACAACCGCCTGCCGGTCGTGCCCGAGCATCAGTACCGGGCCGAGCTGACCTGGCGTCACGCCTCGGGCGTCTTCGTCACGCCTTCGGTCGAGTGGCGGATCAGCAGCCCCTATGTCGACTACGCCAATACGATGAAGGCGCCCGACTACGCCGTTCTGGGCCTGACCGGCGGCTTCAACATCGGGTCCCACGCCTCGGTCTATGTCGACGCCCGCAACCTGACGAACGAGCGCTACGTCGGCGAGTTCTCCGCCGTGACCGACGCGCGCACGACTTCGACCGCCGTCTTCTTCCCCGGCGAGGGACGCTCCGTCTTCGTCGGCGTCAGGCTGGCCTACTGA